In a single window of the Heliangelus exortis chromosome 1, bHelExo1.hap1, whole genome shotgun sequence genome:
- the LCA5L gene encoding lebercilin-like protein isoform X1: MSKSRATRTEVEWVRCSRSESNGQARLHDRHPSYLPLICYFTHQEEKKLPAEKVHQNSSFLSLQNSMISQKKNRVAQRISSARLHKIKELKNEIFDLQHKLEASSLENHLLKQLERRHLKAIDSYENSESSLPDLLANHYNEVRDLRELLRISHKKERNTSRKLRKVEVELQKAKDACQTLHMLSEDKALAEREELDYRLSVFREKMEENDKRIQSLEKQLELNNNTFSRHLANVNKKALEAGIITKNLQMEISSLHHKIKEKNRQLSVKNIYANRMPKIPKDGSYSVPYKKSTCLSINKSIQVDKQSFRSLLLSQYQTQETAKSPIHPTKGEKSSEEKNQKDNANEAYTDAQCGTENPSTKKILKLETFDITHGDYLREGKLQMEDYASLEFMKEEKERDLLEQELKKIMKTEQALPSDSVKESNQEEDAVEESEKEEKKPEEQLNNSEKAGRKCVTPSPKNKTHTRPRKKYIFSEATENLHHGLPASGKKSSLCNKRHTGHNCSETAESKVKNSFGLYEPSCGKITKTRRKCSSTETEGCAHVTFADRKNSLMKELFGPGCV; encoded by the exons gaggaaaaaaagttgccaGCTGAGAAGGTACATCagaattcttcatttttaagcCTGCAGAATAGTAtgatttcccagaaaaaaaacagagtggCTCAGCGAATATCATCAGCAAGACTTCACAAAATTAAAGAGCTGAAGaatgaaatatttgatttaCAGCACAAATTAGAAGCATCAAGCTTAGAAAACCACCTTTTGAAACAGCTTGAACGTCGACACTTGAAAGCAATAGATAGTTATGAAAATTCAGAAAGTAGCTTGCCAGATCTTCTAGCAAATCACTATAATGAGGTGAGAGATTTAAGGGAGCTCCTGAGGATATCTcacaagaaagagagaaatacatCCAGGAAGCTCAGAAAAGTTGAAGTAGAGTTGCAGAAAGCCAAAGATGCTTGCCAGACCTTGCATATGCTTTCAGAAGACAAAGCTcttgcagagagagaggaacTTGATTACAGATTATCAGTCTTTagagaaaaaatggaagagaatgATAAGAGAATACAG agcctAGAAAAGCAGCTGGAGTTGAACAATAACACCTTTAGTCGTCATCTGGCAAATGTGAACAAAAAAGCTCTGGAAGCTGGGATAATTACAAAGAACTTGCAAATGGAAATTAGCTCTCTTCACCATAAAATTAAG GAAAAGAATCGGCaactttctgtaaaaaatatcTATGCAAATCGGATGCCTAAAATCCCAAAAGATGGAAGTTATTCAGTACCATACAAAAAAAGTACAT GTCTTAGTATAAACAAATCAATACAAGTAGATAAACAGAGTTTTAGATCATTGCTGCTGTCCCAGTACCAAACTCAGGAAACAGCAAAAAGTCCAATTCATCCAACAAAG GGGGAAAAGTCTTCTGAAGAGAAGAATCAGAAAGATAATGCAAATGAAGCATACACAGATGCCCAGTGTGGAACAGAAAATCCATCAACCAAGAAAATACTTAAGCTGGAAACTTTTGATATAACACATGGAG acTATTTAAGGGAGGGCAAACTACAGATGGAAGACTACGCTTCCTTGGAAtttatgaaagaagaaaaagagagagatttgCTTGAacaggagctgaaaaaaattatgaaaactgAACAAGCTCTTCCAAGTGACAGTGTGAAAGAGAGCAATCAAGAGGAAGATGCAGTGGAAgaatctgaaaaagaagaaaaaaagccagaagaacAGCTAAATAACAGTGAGAAGGCAGGGCGTAAATGTGTAACTCCAAgtccaaaaaacaaaacacacacaaggccaagaaaaaaatacatattctcTGAAGCCACTGAGAATTTGCATCATGGGCTTCCTGCATCAGGTAAAAAATCCAGTCTTTGCAACAAAAGACACACAGGTCATAACTGCAGTGAAACAGCTGAATCGAAAGTGAAAAATTCCTTTGGGTTATATGAACCATCTTGTGGTAAAATTACCAAAACAAGGCGTAAGTGCAGTTCCACTGAAACAGAAGGATGCGCTCATGTGACATTTGCTGACAGGAAAAACAGTCTTATGAAAGAACTCTTTGGACCAGGCTGTGTTTGA